Proteins encoded within one genomic window of Vanrija pseudolonga chromosome 3, complete sequence:
- the tif471 gene encoding Eukaryotic translation initiation factor 4 gamma, giving the protein MSKASTPPNQPASSATTPNTSAWSRGPPAAASNQSSAVPSAVSTPPNGATTNDQLTGSTPVSIGGNPKWGNLMVGGNGDFQPRGNLAFGTVDSPNPLLSSSPAAPAATGSHLADAVKSFGSIDAETTATGAAMIRPPRRTSGGAASSVPSGLPQKKLDVHSLFAGKPHPQPSAASGSASPSQLPQAGSPIQDRRQSIPHGSFPGANGLPGAAPHQYQPMAGLPGQAHLRPPQGIPGQPRSPVMGAAQPQFPGQVPPQQGYRVPQPQMQGSQQPVRPAGVNGPMGVARPLMGQQAPYGIPHGQAQGYPIMYPGQGGYFYHHYEQPPYGMAQQWPPQQQQHPSNIPLSPRAAQAQLGGSPAPPNANLPGSAGGSTMPTPPSRPQSLVGGHQSTPSNTSVSPLPSTPSRPLQPGTPFTPQVTPGSQGPQTPSLSAGAMSFTPRAKSAIKFSRPDGTTVDIAEAAAAAKGPTSSATSGAATPETTVEEPPKKKLPALPVIVRLESEEQKKTRLAEDEKRKKIQEQEEKEEQERKERVERRAKEERERKAKEEADAKELEAKELEAKEKAKEQEEKEQKAKEEELKAKTQAPVDEPKAAEPKAEEPISSEAQKEPEAASKVVEKQAETPTGSEPAEEPRRALLTPTTQSAVASPLSSPALAAAGLPAKPLGAINGGRRSTPSTLDLKGSPGPSATAGAIATPSTPSALGTAKPIEDLASVEYPESVKPQNANLNATSEPGKFRYDRDFLMQFMEVCKERPESLPPLEEIGLEADSSNGFGRRQGSRSSLPPANRGAMGGIGGSNIGGRGFANAMGSFGFASGSSIRNTSNTTSEERYKLSLMHPGAGGRSMTRTASQGGGLPHMAPSNSRAGSKRERVKRPAPVVNDPDVAPLAVTANAWVNARSAGNDESSPVYIERKVKALLNKLTEEKFDSISTQILEWANKSSQETDGMTLKLVIKLVFEKSTDEAHWSAMYAKLCRLLLDRLDPNVSEVIEGRQVSGGSLFRKYLLGRCQADFEAGWRAREDAARLAASKSEEDKAKAAEAAEVKDGGEAPMMSDEYYAAQKAKRRGLGLVQLIGELYKLEMLSKNVIRECLVRLLGNVENPDEEDLESTCKLLTTVGKQFDAASTKSMDLVFDRLEILLNNDVVSSRIRFMIMDVVELRKHKWQSRKEVVPTTIAQIHQQAARENAEKAQAARESISRGGSRAGHSRREAPQQPGEWQSVGGAGGARPPPQRPTDFSQIGRGVSSAGLPSAPTFGPSGVFARNKKGGTAGSTPPLSRHSSTTNMFGVLNESTDSAAPSGADAADAPQRRKLNLAPRTKPLPGADDDGDDDGEQASDDGEEAEGDASTPSMTEEAAKQKIGVDLKELWGEKDAGGSRDPDDIVEYYRALPSEFRYLLSEKLSEDVFRIAKIRDADVVARGWTAALKSEAATAEDLKKGVEARMPTLDDDSIDFPQAFKAIAILMRSLSLGQDEIDALVDKIDVYGEPRITPKMKLERAFTALDEEAAAA; this is encoded by the exons ATGAGCAAGGCCTCTACTCCACCaaaccagccagccagctcaGCAACTACCCCCAACACCTCTGCCTGGTCCCGTGGCCCTCCTGCTGCGGCGTCCAACCAGTCTTCAGCTGTGCCCTCGGCCGTTTCGACTCCGCCCAACGGAGCGACTACCAATGACCAGTTGACCGGCTCCACCCCTGTGTCCATCGGGGGCAACCCAAAGTGGGGCAACTTGATGGTCGGCGGCAACGGTGATTTCCAGCCTCGAG GAAATCTTGCCTTCGGCACGGTCGACTCGCCCAACCCGCTGCTCTCCTCATCGCCTGCAGCGCCTGCGGCCACTGGGAGCCACTTGGCTGATGCGGTCAAGTCGTTCGGCTCCATTGACGCagagacgacggcgaccggTGCTGCCATGatccgccctcctcggcgcaccagtggcggcgcggcctcgagcgtgcCCTCTGGCCTTCCTCAAAAGAAGCTGGATGTGCACTCGCTCTTTGCCGGCAAGCCCCACCCTcagccctcggccgcctcgggctcggcgtcgccttcgCAGCTCCCGCAGGCCGGCTCTCCGATTCAAGATCGTCGCCAGTCCATTCCCCACGGCTCGTTCCCTGGTGCCAACGGTCTTCCAGGTGCTGCTCCTCACCAGTACCAGCCCATGGCTGGACTGCCTGGCCAGGCTCACCTTCGTCCCCCGCAGGGCATCCCCGGTCAGCCTCGTTCGCCAGTGATGGGTGCCGCCCAGCCCCAATTCCCTGGTCAAGTGCCTCCACAGCAGGGTTACCGTGTCCCTCAGCCTCAGATGCAGGGTAGCCAGCAGCCTGTTCGTCCAGCCGGTGTGAATGGGCCCATGGGTGTGGCTCGCCCTCTTATGGGCCAGCAGGCTCCGTATGGCATCCCGCATGGCCAAGCACAGGGCTACCCCATCATGTACCCAGGCCAGGGTGGATACTTC TACCACCACTACGAACAGCCGCCGTACGGAATGGCGCAGCAGTGGCcccctcagcagcagcagcacccctCCAACATTCCCCTCTCTCCCCGGGCTGCGCAGGCTCAGCTTGGTGGCTCGCCTGCTCCTCCTAATGCTAACCTGCCTGGCAGTGCTGGTGGTAGCACGATGCCGACCCCTCCCAGCCGGCCTCAAAGCCTCGTGGGTGGTCACCAGTCGACCCCCTCCAACACGTCCGTCTCTCCCCTCCCGAGCACGCCTTCGCGCCCTCTGCAGCCCGGTACTCCCTTCACTCCGCAGGTGACCCCTGGATCCCAAGGTCCTCAGACGCCTTCGCTCTCTGCTGGCGCCATGTCATTCACGCCGCGTGCCAAGTCGGCCATCAAGTTCTCTCGCCCAGACGGAACAACGGTCGACATTGCggaggccgctgctgccgccaaggGCCCGACTTCTTCGGCGACCAGCGGTGCCGCCACACCGGAGACCACTGTCGAGGAAccgcccaagaagaagctgCCCGCCCTTCCTGTCATCGTTCGCCTCGAGTCTGAAGAGCAGAAGAAGACGCGTCTAGCCGAAGACGAGAAGCGCAAAAAGATtcaggagcaggaggagaaggaggagcaggagcgcaaggagcgcgtcgagcgccgggccaaggaggagcgtgAGCGAAAGGCaaaggaggaggccgacgccaaggagctcgaggctaaggagctcgaggccaaggagaaggccaaggagcaggaggagaaggagcagaaggcgaaggaggaggagctcaag GCTAAGACCCAAGCACCTGTTGAcgagcccaaggccgccgagcccaaggcTGAGGAGCCGATCAGCTCTGAAGCCCAAAAGGAGCCTGAAGCGGCCTCGAAGGTTGTGGAGAAGCAGGCGGAAACGCCTACTGGTTCCGAGCCTGCCGAGGAGCCTCGTCGTGCCCTTCTCACGCCGACGACTCAGTCTGCGGTCGCCTCTCCTTTGTCGTCGCCAGCtttggctgctgctggccttCCAGCCAAGCCCCTGGGTGCGATCAACGGTGGTCGCCGTTCGACCCCCTCGACTCTGGATCTCAAGGGCTCCCCTGGCCCGTCCGCTACTGCTGGAGCTATCGCCACTCCCTCCACGCCCTCTGCTCTCGGTACTGCCAAGCCTATTGAGGACCTTGCCTCTGTCGAGTACCCCGAGTCTGTGAAGCCGCAGAATGCCAACCTCAATGCGACCAGCGAGCCCGGCAAGTTCCGTTACGACCGCGACTTCCTGATGCAGTTCATGGAGGTCTGCAAGGAGCGCCCAGAGTCACTGCCGCCTCTGGAGGAAAtcggcctcgaggctgaCTCCTCGAACGGCTTTGGTCGTCGCCAGGGCAGCCGCTCTTCCCTACCCCCCGCCAACCGTGGTGCGATGGGTGGCATTGGTGGCAGCAACATTGGCGGACGTGGGTTCGCGAACGCCATGGGCTCCTTCGGGTTCGCGTCTGGTTCGTCCATTCGCAACACGAGCAACACCACGAGCGAAGAGCGCTACAAGCTCTCGCTCATGCACCccggtgctggtggccgTTCGATGACCAGGACTGCCAGCCAGGGTGGTGGCTTGCCCCACATGGCCCCGTCCAACTCGAGGGCAGGCTCTAAGCGTGAGCGTGTCAAGCGTCCCGCCCCGGTTGTCAACGACCCCGATGTCGCACCGCTTGCCGTTACTGCCAACGCCTGGGTGAACGCTCGCTCCGCTGGCAATGACGAGTCGTCGCCTGTCTACATTGagcgcaaggtcaaggccTTGCTCAACAAGCTCACGGAGGAGAAGTTCGACTCGATCTCTACTCAGATCCTCGAGTGGGCCAACAAGTCCAGCCAGGAGACTGACGGCATGACCCTGAAGCTTGTCATCAAGCTTGTCTTCGAGAAGTCGACGGACGAGGCCCACTGGTCGGCCATGTACGCCAAGCTCTGCCGTTTGCTTCTGGATCGCCTGGACCCCAACGTCTCCGAAGTCATCGAAGGCAGGCAAGTGTCTGGTGGTAGCCTGTTCCGCAAGTACCTCCTGGGTCGTTGCCAGGCCGACTTCGAGGCTGGCTGGAGGGCACGCGAGGACGCTGCGCGATTGGCAGCTTCCAagagcgaggaggacaaggccaaggcggcggaggcggcggaggtcaaggacggcggcgaggctcCCATGATGAGCGATGAGTACTATGCTGCTCAGAAGGCCAAGCGTCGCGGTCTCGGTCTTGTGCAGCTCATCGGTGAGCTCTACAAGCTTGAAATGCTCTCCAAGAACGTTATCAGAGAGTGCCTTGTCCGCTTGCTCGGCAACGTTGAGAaccccgacgaggaagacCTCGAGTCTACTTGCAAGCTTCTTACCACCGTCGGCAAGCAATTCGATGCCGCGTCGACCAAGTCCATGGACTTAGTGTTCGACCGTTTGGAGATTCTCCTCAACAACGACGTCGTGTCATCGCGTATCCGCTTCATGATCATG GATGTTGTCGAACTCCGCAAGCACAAGTGGCAGTCCAGAAAGGAGGTGGTTCCTACTACCATTGCTCAGATTCACCAGCAGGCTGCTCGGGAGAATGCCGAGAAGGCTCAGGCTGCTCGGGAATCCATCTCTCGAGGCGGCTCGCGTGCTGGTCACTCCCGACGGGAAGCTCCTCAGCAGCCCGGAGAATGGCAGTCTgttggtggtgctggcggcgcccgcccaccaccccagcgcCCTACGGACTTCTCCCAGATCGGCCGTGGCGTCAGCTCTGCCGGGCTCCCCAGTGCCCCGACTTTCGGTCCCTCGGGCGTCTTTGCCCGCAACAAGAAGGGCGGTACTGCTGGCAGCACCCCTCCCTTGTCCCGTCACTCGTCTACCACCAACATGTTCGGCGTCCTCAACGAGTCTAccgacagcgccgcgccaagtggtgccgacgccgcggatGCTCCTCAGCGTAGGAAGCTCAACCTTGCTCCTCGCACGAAGCCCCTTCccggcgcggacgacgatGGTGACGACGATGGTGAAcaggcgagcgacgacggtgaggaGGCTGAGGGTGATGCCTCTACTCCTTCCAtgaccgaggaggcggccaagcAGAAGAttggcgtcgacctcaaggAGCTTTGGGGTGAAAAGGACGCTGGTGGCTCtcgcgaccccgacgacattgtcgagtACTACCGTGCTCTCCCCTCCGAGTTCCGATACTTGTTGTCGGAGAAGCTTTCCGAGGACGTCTTCCGCATTGCCAAGATCCGCGATGCTGATGTTGTGGCCAGGGGATGGACCGCTGCTCTCAAGAGCGAAGCGGCGACcgccgaggacctcaagAAGGG TGTTGAGGCGCGCATGCCAACGCTTGACGACGATTCGATCGACTTCCCTCAGGCATTCAAGGCTATTGCCATCCTCATGCGCAGTCTCTCCCTTGGGCAGGACGAGATCGACGCCTTGGTGGATAAGATTGACGTCTATGGCGAGCCTCGAATCACGCCTAAGATGAAGCTCGAGCGGGCATTCACTGCGCTCGATGAGGAAGCTGCTGCGGCTTAA
- the BUD16 gene encoding Putative pyridoxal kinase BUD16, producing MAPLDQTRILSIQSHVVSGYVGNRAATFPLQMLGYDVDVVNTVQFSNHTGYGHTNGTKTSPEQLEAIFEGLFTNGLVSHARLLTGYIPGAEALRVIGKQVERMRQNEGLVYLLDPVMGDIGTGLYVSPDVVPVYKSLLKTATIITPNQFETELLSGVKIDSVASLHEALTALHVNYGVPHVVLSSIPLPISLVAELGLPPPPASYTRFVPDPKPPWYDAVGVGAPEDDILVCFASTWDGNKPQTFGFALPTIRGYFSGVGDLFSALVLGHYQRTSETQPGLSPLADAVSHALLTVQQILLRTHLYSLDIASSGSATPRPIHENSPHQDSVIPSDTELDNAPPLNPTDPKRKARRMRLREMRVVQERDLIVNGGETWPGKHLDWDKLRGD from the exons ATGGCTCCTCTGGACCAAACGAGGATCCTGTCTATCCAGTCGCATGTCGTTTCTGGCTATGTTG GCAACCGAGCTGCAACCTTTCCTCTGCAGATGTTGGGCTATGATGTGGACGTCGTCAACACTGTGCAGTTCTCAAACCACACGGGATACGGTCACACCAATGGTACCAAGACGTCGccggagcagctcgaggccatcttCGAAGGGCTCTTCACAAATGGCCTCGTGAGCCACGCGCGTCTCTTGACCGGCTACATCCCAGGCGCAGAGGCTCTTCGGGTCATCGGCAAGCAAGTCGAGCGCATGCGTCAGAATGAAGGTCTCGTCTATCTCCTGGACC CCGTAATGGGCGACATTGGAACCGGCCTCTACGTGAGCCCAGATGTTGTTCCCGTGTACAAGAGCCTCTTGAAAACTGCCACCATCATTACACCGAACCAGTTTGAGACCGA GCTTCTCTCTGGCGTCAAGATTGACTCGGTGGCGTCTCTTCACGAGGCCTTGACAGCCCTACATGTCAACTACGGTGTGCCTCACGTGGTTTTGTCTTCCATTCCGCTCcccatctcgctcgtcgccgagctgggcctgccaccacctccagcaTCGTACACTCGCTTTGTCCCCGACCCAAAGCCGCCTTGGTACGACGCGGTTGGAGTTGGAGCCCCAGAAGACGACATTCTCGTCTGCTTTGCAAGCACTTGGGATGGGAACAAGCCACAGACCTTCGGTTTCGCCCTGCCTACCATCCGTGGCTACTTCTCTGGCGTTGGTGACCTGTTCtccgccctcgtccttggaCATTACCAGCGCACCTCCGAGACACAACCTGGTCTTTCTCCCCTTGCGGATGCTGTCTCGCATGCGCTCCTGACTGTACAGCAGATCCTTCTGCGCACCCATTTATACAGTCTGGACATTGCTTCGTCTGGCTCGGCAACCCCAAGGCCTATCCATGAGAACTCGCCTCATCAGGATTCGGTGATCCCCTCCGACACTGAACTCGACAACGCCCCGCCTCTTAACCCCACCGACCCGAAGCGCAAGGCTCGCCGGATGAGGCTACGTGAGATGCGAGTCGTCCAGGAGCGAGACCTAATTGTCAATGGCGGTGAAACTTGGCCGGGCAAGCACCTAGACTGGGACAAGTTGCGAGGCGATTAG
- the HEM2 gene encoding Delta-aminolevulinic acid dehydratase, with the protein MSSLRFQAPPLDISSVLHGGFHHPVLRKYQNNGRNLTKDMFMYPIFISDDPDAEQIVATLPGQKRWGINKLEGFLGPLVKKGLKSVILFGVPMEMNKASTTDEVGSPADDPETPVIKALHLLSKLFPGLFLAVDVCLCEYTSHGHCGVMSQLPNPTHSNFPTLDAEKSAQRIAEVALAYAEAGAHCVAPSDMMDGRIRAIKLALMQHGYGNRVALMSYAAKFASGLYGPFRDAAGSAPEYGNRKCYQLPPNARGLARRAIKRDAAEGADILMVKPTLPYLDIVSDCAQLEPDHPVAVYQVSGEYAMVVAGAEKGIYDLKQMAFETVESFVRAGATVIISYFTPQFLDWLDEPRTE; encoded by the exons ATGTCGTCCCTCCGATTccaagctcctcctctcgACATTTC GTCCGTCCTGCACGGTGGGTTCCACCACCCCGTGCTCCGCAAGTACCAGAACAATGGTCGCAACCTCACAAAGGACATGTTCATGTACCCCATCTTCATCTCCGACGACCCGGACGCCGAGCAGATTGTCGCTACCCTCCCTGGACAGAAGCGCTGGGGCATCAACAAGTTGGAGGGCTTCCTCGGACCCCTGGTCAAGAAGGGTCTCAAGAGCGTTATCCTGTTCGGAGTGCCCATGGAGATGAACAAGGCAAGTACCACA GACGAGGTGGGCTCCCCTGCCGATGACCCGGAGACTCCGGTTATCAAGGCACTTCACCTCCTCTCCAAGCTCTTCCCGGGTCTCTTCCTGGCAGTCGATGTGTGCTTGTGCGAGTACACTTCTCACGGACACTGCGGCGTCATGTCTCAGCTTCCAAACCCGACGCACAGCAACTTCCCCACCCTTGACGCAGAGAAGTCCGCCCAGCGCATTGCCGAGGTTGCGCTTGCCTATGCTGAGGCTGGTGCCCACTGTGTTGCTCCGAGTGACATGATGGATGGGCGCATCCGTGCTATCAAGCTTGCTCTCATGCAGCACGGCTACGGAAACCGTGTAGCTCTGATGAGCTACGCTGCCAAGTTTGCGTCTGGCCTGTACGGACCATTCCG cgatgccgccggcagtGCTCCCGAGTATGGCAACCGCAAGTGCTACCAGCTCCCTCCCAACGCTCGTGGCCTTGCGAGACGTGCTATT AAGCGAGACGCGGCTGAGGGTGCCGATATCCTCATGGTGAAGCCCACGCTGCCGTACCTCGACATCGTCTCCGACTGCGCACAGCTGGAGCCGGATCACCCCGTGGCAGTGTACCAGGTCTCGGGAGAGTACGCCATGGTCGTGGCCGGTGCCGAGAAGGGCATCTACGACCTGAAGCAGATGGCTTTCGAGACCGTCGAGTCGTTTGTCCGCGCAGGGGCGACCGTCATCATCTCATACTTCACCCCTCAGTTCCTCGACTGGCTTGACGAGCCTCGCACCGAGTAG
- the YPI1 gene encoding Type 1 phosphatases regulator YPI1 codes for MATAQAARPEPNGTRTLTVTPTESEAASTSTSPPPSRADTPNSVGVLRLRGGPVRRQRVVWSSETVDNEGMGKKKSKICCIYHKPRAFDESSSESDSCSDDDGACSGHKEHATTRRQRPRPVGDAEVESSESSESDGGAGDSRPR; via the exons ATGGCGACAGCACAAGCAGCACGCCCAGAACCAAACGGTACTCGGACCCTCACTGTCACCCCAACCGAGTCGGAGGCAGCGTCGACCTCaacctcgccaccgccgtcccGTGCCGACACACCAAACTCGGTCGGCGTCCTCCGTCTCCGTGGTGGCCCCGTTCGCAGGCAACGCGTCGTGTGGTCATCAGAGACTGTGGATAATGAAGGCATGGGAAAGAAGAAGTCGAAGA TCTGCTGCATCTACCACAAGCCGCGGGCGTTTGACGAGTCATCGTCCGAGTCTGACTCGTGCTCTGACGATGATGGGGCATGCTCGGGCCACAAGGAGCACGCTACTACCCGACGTCAGCGCCCTCGGCCTGTGGGAGATGCCGAAGTGGAGAGCAGCGAGAGCTCAGAGTCGGATGGGGGTGCTGGTGACAGCCGTCCACGGTGA